One window of Choloepus didactylus isolate mChoDid1 chromosome 26, mChoDid1.pri, whole genome shotgun sequence genomic DNA carries:
- the LOC119520705 gene encoding olfactory receptor 1013-like: MERGNHTVNEFILLGFSNDPVLQLILFVVFLCMYSVTVLGNTTLMALICNDSWLHTPMYFFIGNLSFLDLWYSSVYTPKILVTCVSEDKSIFFAGCGAQFFFSAGLAFTECYLLAAMAYDRYVAISNPLLYAQAMSRKLCICLVICSYTGGFVNAVIVTSNTFTFDFCGGNVIDDFFCDVPPLVKLACDVKESYQAVLFFLLSSNVIAPTVLILASYLFIIAAILRIHSTQGQFKAFSTCSSHLISVTLYYGSILYTYTRPSSSYSLERDKLVSTFYTVVFPMLNPMIYSLRNKDVKEALKKLFKLT, translated from the coding sequence ATGGAGAGAGGCAATCACACTGTGAATGAGTTCATCCTGCTGGGCTTCAGCAATGACCCAGTGTTGCAGTTGATCTTATTTGTGGTGTTCCTATGTATGTACTCAGTGACTGTACTGGGAAATACCACTCTCATGGCACTCATCTGTAATGACTCCTGgctccacacacccatgtattttttcattgGGAATCTGTCTTTCCTGGATCTCTGGTATTCCTCTGTCTATACCCCAAAGATCCTAGTGACCTGCGTCTCTGAAGACAAGAGCATCTTCTTTGCTGGCTGTGGAGCTCAGTtcttcttctctgctgggctggcctTTACTGAGTGCTACCTGTTGGCTGCCATGGCTTATGACCGTTATGTTGCCATTTCCAACCCACTGCTTTATGCTCAAGCCATGTCAAGGAAATTGTGCATTTGTTTAGTGATATGTTCCTATACTGGAGGCTTCGTCAATGCAGTAATAGTGACCAGCAACACATTCACATTTGATTTTTGTGGTGGCAATGTAATTGATGACTTTTTCTGTGATGTCCCTCCTCTGGTGAAGTTGGCATGTGATGTGAAAGAGAGCTACCAGGCTGTGCTCTTCTTCCTCCTGTCCTCCAATGTCATTGCCCCCACTGTGCTCATACTGGCCTCCTACCTCTTCATCATTGCTGCCATCTTGAGGATCCACTCCACACAGGGCCAATtcaaagccttctccacctgctcctcccacttGATTTCTGTCACCTTGTATTATGGCTCTATTCTCTACACCTACACTCGCCCAAGTTCTAGCTATTCCCTTGAAAGGGACAAACTGGTCTCTACATTTTACACTGTGGTCTTCCCCATGTTGAACCCCATGATCTACAGTCTGAGGAATAAGGATGTGAAAGAAGCTCTGAAAAAACTCTTCAAGTTAACATAA